One window from the genome of Kryptolebias marmoratus isolate JLee-2015 linkage group LG1, ASM164957v2, whole genome shotgun sequence encodes:
- the LOC108233778 gene encoding fatty acid-binding protein, liver-type: MSFSGKYQLESQENFEPFMKAIGLSDELIQKGKDIKSISEIQETGDHFKVTITTGSKVMANEFTIGQETELETMTGEKVKGVVVRDGGKLKVSLKGVESVTEMMDPNTIVNTMTVGGIVYKRISKRM; the protein is encoded by the exons ATGTCTTTCTCTGGAAAATACCAGCTGGAGTCTCAGGAGAACTTTGAGCCTTTCATGAAGGCCATTG GGCTTTCTGACGAGCTCATCCAGAAAGGAAAAGACATCAAGAGCATCTCTGAAATTCAGGAGACTGGCGACCACTTCAAGGTGACGATCACTACTGGCTCAAAGGTCATGGCCAACGAGTTCACAATCGGCCAGGAGACTGAGCTGGAGACTATGACTGGAGAGAAGGTCAAg GGAGTGGTTGTACGAGACGGCGGCAAGCTGAAGGTTTCTCTGAAAGGAGTTGAGTCCGTCACAGAAATGATGGATCCGAACACAATTGTTAAT ACAATGACTGTTGGTGGAATTGTATACAAGAGGATAAGCAAGCGCATGTAA